A genomic region of Anopheles coustani chromosome 3, idAnoCousDA_361_x.2, whole genome shotgun sequence contains the following coding sequences:
- the LOC131258415 gene encoding zinc finger protein 845, with protein sequence MVVGSGVQQPEQPIEAPVVSSSPPQDAASVKPSSLKRMEYKCEFCELIFKRKDSHDRHRYSHTGKLEHPCLKPNCNKAYSNRSHLLRHMRASHFEPTDTQQSTVDCKHTACKMKFTNKQSMERHYQVKHILGKPYACDECDERFWRKLQLKRHKFKHTGQYPHKCEHCGQGYVNMKSMRDHRCTRNMQKCADCEKEFKWWTELVAHRRLEHPTKHRCGDCSKVFHTKRSLKIHARRHLPDDEREVFECPHEGCPRFYEHRRNLYFHVRAKHEGLKKFACAEEDCGLVLATQQKLDLHMKLHKSATQSARRMKLSTKTASKAKATAEDISGVSDSVQEAVDQPLADPNTNKDLQPEIDIEKHNIESTSESELEGSLHVTNILSANLDSLKKQIDALRTDMSIV encoded by the exons ATGGTCGTGGGCTCTGGAGTTCAACAACCTGAACAACCGATAGAAGCGCCAGTAGTATCCTCGAGTCCACCGCAGGATGCAGCGTCTGTGAAACCATCGTCGTTGAAGAGGATGGAATATAAGTGTGAATTTTGTGAACTAATATTCAAACGCAAGGATAGTCACGATCGCCATCGTTATTCACATACCGGAAAG CTTGAGCATCCCTGCCTGAAACCCAACTGTAATAAAGCGTACTCGAACCGATCTCATCTGCTTCGTCACATGCGTGCATCCCATTTCGAGCCCACCGACACCCAACAAAGTACCGTCGACTGCAAGCACACGGCGTGCAAAATGAAGTTCACCAACAAACAATCGATGGAACGCCATTACCAGGTGAAGCACATCCTCGGAAAGCCGTACGCCTGCGATGAATGTGATGAGCGCTTCTGGCGGAAGCTCCAGCTGAAAAGGCACAAATTCAAGCACACGGGCCAGTATCCTCATAAATGCGAACACTGTGGACAGGGTTATGTTAATATGAAATCGATGCGAGACCACCGGTGCACGCGTAACATGCAGAAGTGTGCCGACTGCGAAAAGGAGTTCAAATGGTGGACGGAGCTTGTGGCGCATCGTCGACTGGAGCATCCAACAAAACACCGTTGCGGCGATTGTTCGAAAGTGTTCCACACGAAACGGTCGCTGAAGATTCATGCACGCCGGCACTTGCCGGATGATGAGCGGGAAGTGTTCGAGTGCCCGCACGAAGGATGCCCTCGGTTTTACGAACACCGCAGAAATCTCTACTTTCACGTACGCGCCAAGCATGAAGGTTTGAAAAAGTTTGCTTGTGCCGAGGAAGACTGCGGCCTGGTGTTGGCTACACAGCAGAAGCTTGATCTGCACATGAAATTACACAAATCGGCTACCCAATCCGCTCGGCGAATGAAACTTTCCACGAAGACAGCGTCAAAGGCAAAGGCTACTGCGGAAGATATATCAGGCGTGAGTGATTCCGTGCAAGAGGCTGTTGACCAACCCCTAGCAGATCCGAATACCAATAAGGATTTGCAGCCCGAAATAGACATCGAGAAACATAATATAGAATCAACGTCCGAGTCGGAATTGGAGGGATCGTTACACGTTACCAACATTTTGTCGGCCAATTTGGATTCATTGAAAAAGCAGATCGATGCGTTACGAACCGATATGTCGATAGTTTAA
- the LOC131259395 gene encoding large ribosomal subunit protein uL22m: MANYLANAFKRLSVSHNAATVATFRVLAANLHTTTPLAKNWNGRNTGPQRWMQYNKVIYSPQAPEEEPRPAYVCHQKTNIKYSPKKMWYVASFVRGMTVDEAVKQLSFVDKQGASYVKEAILEAVDMAVRKHNVEFRSNLWVAESFCGKGRVFKGMRRHGRGRTGEVEYKHCHYFVRLEEGAPPPNYYQMPPKTGEQQLDDWVDSMRKRKVTSSL; this comes from the coding sequence ATGGCGAATTATCTAGCAAACGCGTTTAAACGGTTGTCCGTTTCCCATAATGCTGCCACCGTGGCCACCTTTCGCGTTCTTGCGGCAAATCTTCACACAACAACCCCACTGGCAAAGAACTGGAACGGGCGCAACACTGGTCCACAACGATGGATGCAGTACAACAAGGTGATATACTCTCCCCAGGCGCCGGAAGAAGAGCCCCGGCCGGCATATGTTTGCCATCAGAAGACCAACATCAAGTACAGCCCGAAGAAAATGTGGTACGTTGCATCGTTTGTTCGTGGTATGACCGTAGACGAGGCCGTTAAGCAGCTCTCGTTCGTCGACAAGCAAGGTGCCAGCTACGTGAAGGAGGCCATCCTGGAGGCGGTTGATATGGCCGTAAGGAAGCATAATGTAGAGTTCCGCAGCAACCTGTGGGTTGCCGAGTCGTTCTGCGGTAAGGGTCGCGTGTTTAAAGGCATGCGGCGGCATGGAAGAGGTCGTACCGGTGAGGTAGAGTACAAACACTGCCATTATTTCGTCCGGCTGGAGGAAGGCGCGCCGCCACCGAACTACTATCAAATGCCACCCAAAACAGGCGAACAACAGCTAGACGATTGGGTCGATTCGatgagaaaaaggaaagttaCTAGTTCGTTGTAA
- the LOC131272815 gene encoding CAAX prenyl protease 2, whose amino-acid sequence MEPEQDHDSVVRDSNVFLSPFVSVGACFVISVIYVASLYVWNSKHDRDHPSTIKRRFFSVFVVMIIAPFFVLTLSSRDVLQHYSMWQIMGFREEGLLTATLVPLLLTVVLFLGPLSVQLSNGVWRIYSEPMYWLNAVRNLVWLRNHVVAPLSEEFTFRACMLPLLLQTFRPSIAMLITPLLFGLAHLHHIRERLKNGRPLREVLIVSFFQFFYTTIFGIYSAYLFVRTAHFVAPFVVHAFCNHMGFPDVQEVLSQPDHRKYLFFAFYVLGLIGWIVLLPTLTTPSWYTNNLFWAIKL is encoded by the exons ATGGAACCGGAACAGGATCATGATAGCGTCGTAAGGGACAGCAACGTTTTCTTATCGCCGTTTGTATCGGTTGGAGCATGCTTTGTGATATCCGTTATCTACGTGGCTAGTTTATATGTATGGAACTCGAAGCATGACCG CGACCACCCTTCAACCATAAAACGACGTTTTTTCAGTGTGTTTGTAGTAATGATCATAGCGCCGTTCTTCGTGCTAACCCTTTCCAGTAGGGACGTGTTGCAACACTACAGCATGTGGCAGATCATGGGTTTTCGGGAGGAGGGCTTGCTCACCGCAACATTGGTGCCACTGTTACTAACGGTGGTCCTGTTCCTCGGGCCCCTTAGCGTCCAGCTGTCGAACGGCGTGTGGCGCATATACTCAGAACCGATGTACTGGCTGAACGCGGTGCGCAATTTGGTCTGGCTGCGGAACCACGTCGTTGCCCCGCTGTCCGAGGAGTTCACATTTCGTGCCTGCATGTTACCGTTGCTACTGCAAACGTTTCGGCCGTCGATTGCCATGCTCATAACGCCGCTACTGTTCGGGCTGGCCCACTTGCATCATATCAGGGAGCGGCTCAAGAATGGCCGTCCATTGCGGGAGGTGTTgatagtttcattttttcaatttttctacaCCACCATCTTTGGTATTTATTCGGCATACCTATTCGTACGGACGGCGCATTTCGTTGCGCCGTTTGTTGTGCACGCCTTCTGCAACCACATGGGGTTCCCGGACGTACAAGAGGTGCTCTCGCAACCGGATCATAGAAAGTACCTATTTTTTGCCTTCTATGTGCTGGGGCTCATCGGATGGATCGTTCTCCTACCCACACTGACCACACCCAGCTGGTACACTAATAACCTATTCTGGGCGATCAAACTCTAG